The proteins below come from a single Chloroflexota bacterium genomic window:
- a CDS encoding helix-turn-helix domain-containing protein: MARFRQNGTAVCRSDNIRWVSDAGDFDDVLTGVGPRLRHLRQSRNATLAGLSRQTGISVSTLSRLESGQRRPTLELLLPIARAHGVPLDDLVGAPPVGDPRVRLETRRIGDRLVTPLTAQSDGLQAFKITIPSPVGPADLRVHEGYEWLYVLSGRLRLLLAHHDLTLGPGQAAEFDTRVPHAFGAAGAEPAEVLSLFGSQGERMHLRVRPGPPARKAT; the protein is encoded by the coding sequence ATGGCACGGTTTCGACAGAATGGCACTGCTGTTTGCCGATCTGACAACATTCGGTGGGTGAGCGACGCGGGAGATTTCGACGATGTCCTGACCGGGGTTGGTCCGCGCCTCCGGCATCTCCGTCAGTCTCGCAACGCCACCCTGGCGGGCCTGTCCCGGCAGACCGGCATCTCGGTCAGCACCCTCTCGCGCCTGGAGTCAGGGCAGCGTCGCCCGACCCTCGAGCTGCTGCTCCCGATTGCCCGGGCGCACGGCGTCCCGCTGGACGATCTGGTGGGTGCGCCGCCGGTGGGCGATCCGCGCGTACGCCTGGAGACGCGCCGCATAGGGGACCGGCTGGTAACGCCGCTGACGGCCCAGTCCGACGGCCTGCAGGCGTTCAAGATCACGATCCCCAGCCCTGTTGGTCCGGCCGATCTGCGCGTCCACGAGGGCTACGAGTGGCTGTACGTGCTCAGCGGCCGACTGCGGCTGCTCCTGGCCCACCATGACCTGACGCTCGGGCCGGGGCAGGCGGCAGAGTTCGACACGCGGGTGCCGCATGCGTTCGGCGCGGCCGGCGCCGAGCCAGCCGAGGTCTTGAGCCTCTTCGGGAGTCAGGGTGAGCGGATGCATCTGCGCGTCAGGCCCGGACCGCCAGCGCGCAAGGCGACCTGA